In Arthrobacter ramosus, one DNA window encodes the following:
- a CDS encoding Lrp/AsnC family transcriptional regulator yields MQELDSTDKRILAALDDDPRVPIMVLAQRLGLARGTVQSRLERMSASGALRPNSSRVLPSALGRGVAAAVSAELDQSRLNEAIAALRDIPEVLECHAPAGDTDLIIRVVATSPDDLYRVSEEIRLCPGIVRTSTSMFLREVIPYRTTGLLGA; encoded by the coding sequence ATGCAGGAATTGGATTCAACGGACAAGCGCATCCTGGCCGCGCTCGACGACGACCCCCGGGTGCCGATCATGGTCCTCGCCCAGCGCTTGGGCTTGGCGCGCGGGACCGTGCAGTCGCGCCTGGAGCGCATGTCGGCGTCGGGCGCTTTGCGTCCCAACAGCAGCCGGGTACTGCCCTCAGCTCTGGGCCGCGGCGTTGCGGCGGCGGTGAGTGCGGAGCTGGATCAGAGCCGGCTGAACGAGGCGATCGCTGCCCTGCGCGACATCCCCGAGGTACTCGAATGCCATGCGCCAGCCGGAGACACCGACCTCATCATCCGCGTGGTCGCCACGAGCCCCGACGATCTGTACCGGGTCTCGGAAGAGATCAGGCTGTGCCCGGGAATCGTGCGCACGTCCACGAGCATGTTCCTGCGCGAGGTGATTCCGTACCGAACGACAGGGCTGCTCGGGGCGTGA
- a CDS encoding HNH endonuclease signature motif containing protein, whose translation MEAIGYFDTRQGPVSRGFFGVSRYARGPRFAGVPGGLALVDPHDGGGRLAVLDGAVAAVRSLAEEAADDVGVTGFQEAVAFASGVEELSRTLDYLQLLAASGLDKARSDEPATGNDEPATGPGWTTGWTGGWAADADTGPGAGRTSGATAGDTDAQGGAASSMGTGSARGGEFRSTAEHLRSLLRISAAEARRRLALARELLPGRGLTGHTVPARHGETAAALASGVIGSGSAGIITMAVAKVRPLCSPEKAAEMEHALARTAEENDQDFLARVARRWVEAIDQDGPEPSEESLRHYQGAFLRRPKHGLAHVEIFATTEQYEHLLTVMNTAANPRTPQGTVPLGTAPQGTVPACVEPSGDASADSPGGASDDAGASESTGALERRSRAQKLLDGLIGACRLALATGSLPAAGGHRPQILATIDHRELFPHDSQDPQSGQASRSGQASQSGQPSQSGQPALFNRPRQGAGTGSFTFTGPVPAATLRKLACDADIIPVVLGGEGQVLDIGRASRIFPPQIRKAITARDKGCAFPGCTMPAPWCEAHHIEYWSRGGPTSTANGTLLCSHHHHLIHKEDWHIQVQAGVPWFIPPPHTDPHRTPRRNHYFQI comes from the coding sequence ATGGAAGCGATCGGATACTTCGACACCAGGCAGGGCCCCGTGTCCCGCGGGTTCTTCGGCGTGTCCCGTTATGCCCGTGGTCCGCGCTTTGCCGGGGTCCCGGGCGGGCTGGCGTTGGTGGATCCGCACGATGGGGGCGGTCGGCTGGCCGTTTTGGACGGGGCGGTGGCGGCAGTGAGGTCGCTGGCGGAAGAGGCGGCCGACGACGTCGGAGTCACGGGTTTCCAGGAGGCTGTCGCGTTCGCGTCCGGGGTGGAGGAACTCTCCCGCACCCTGGATTATCTCCAACTGCTCGCCGCGTCGGGGCTGGACAAGGCCCGGAGCGATGAACCCGCCACCGGGAATGATGAACCCGCCACCGGGCCGGGCTGGACGACAGGGTGGACAGGGGGCTGGGCCGCTGACGCGGATACCGGCCCTGGCGCCGGCCGGACCTCCGGGGCCACGGCGGGCGACACGGACGCGCAGGGTGGTGCGGCTTCTTCCATGGGGACGGGGAGCGCCCGGGGCGGGGAGTTCAGGTCCACGGCCGAGCATCTGCGGTCGTTGCTGCGGATCAGTGCCGCCGAGGCCAGGCGCCGGCTCGCCCTGGCCCGGGAGCTGCTGCCGGGCCGCGGCCTCACCGGACACACCGTCCCTGCCCGGCACGGGGAAACGGCCGCGGCGCTGGCCTCCGGGGTGATCGGGTCCGGTTCGGCCGGGATCATCACGATGGCCGTGGCGAAGGTGCGTCCGCTGTGCAGCCCGGAGAAGGCCGCGGAAATGGAACACGCCCTGGCCCGCACCGCGGAGGAAAACGACCAGGACTTCCTGGCCAGGGTTGCCCGGCGCTGGGTCGAGGCGATCGACCAGGACGGCCCGGAACCGTCCGAAGAATCCCTCCGCCACTATCAAGGGGCGTTCCTGCGCCGTCCCAAGCACGGGCTGGCGCATGTGGAGATCTTCGCCACCACCGAGCAATACGAACACCTGCTCACGGTCATGAACACCGCCGCCAACCCCCGCACCCCCCAAGGCACAGTACCCCTAGGCACGGCACCCCAGGGCACGGTTCCTGCCTGCGTGGAACCTTCCGGCGATGCGTCCGCCGATTCCCCGGGCGGGGCGTCGGACGATGCCGGGGCGTCGGAGAGTACCGGGGCGCTGGAGCGGCGTTCGAGGGCACAGAAGCTCCTGGACGGTTTGATCGGCGCCTGCCGGCTCGCCCTGGCCACGGGGTCCCTGCCCGCCGCGGGCGGCCACCGCCCGCAGATCCTGGCCACCATCGACCACCGCGAACTCTTCCCCCACGACAGCCAGGACCCGCAATCCGGGCAAGCCTCACGGTCCGGGCAAGCCTCACAGTCCGGGCAGCCCTCGCAGTCCGGGCAGCCCGCCCTGTTCAACCGACCCCGGCAGGGCGCGGGCACCGGGTCCTTCACGTTCACCGGGCCCGTCCCGGCGGCGACGTTGCGCAAACTCGCCTGCGACGCGGACATCATCCCCGTGGTCCTGGGCGGCGAGGGCCAGGTCCTGGACATCGGACGGGCCTCAAGGATCTTCCCCCCGCAGATCCGCAAGGCCATCACCGCGCGGGACAAGGGCTGCGCCTTCCCCGGATGCACCATGCCGGCACCATGGTGCGAGGCCCACCACATCGAGTACTGGTCCCGGGGCGGACCCACCAGCACCGCCAACGGCACCCTGCTCTGCAGCCACCACCACCACCTGATCCACAAGGAAGACTGGCACATCCAAGTCCAAGCAGGCGTGCCTTGGTTCATCCCGCCACCCCACACCGACCCGCACCGGACACCCCGAAGAAACCACTACTTCCAAATATGA
- a CDS encoding MFS transporter: MTKQSTDSVELNTAQIKVVTADGRMVRKATFAGTMGSFVEWYDYGIYGLLTTYLAMNIMGSKDVGSLLLTNVGFLVSFLARPFGSVICGFLGDRLGRKNLLAVLLLLISGATACIGLIPSYSVIFWAAPALLILFRILQGFSAGGEVAGAMAFVGEYAHNKHRNYSMSFIAVGSFCALLFGSALSAGLITTLGDSTMQSWAWRIPFLFALPLGYVGFYIRSKMEDTPHFAALRERNEVERNPLRTVFTSKRHLKAIALTIFLPALNGPGYYLLFAYMPTYLKTQLGAGNNFTMLQALLVTAVSLVAIIIAIPLMARLSDRIGRKPVLALSSVLMAVVSYPMFAMITTGNMPLACVATVVMAIAFSGHAAVVHTVLTEMFPTTVRYSAYSIGFSISTIIFGGSAPLVMTELIKATGNSMVPAYASIGTAIITLVSVYFLKETKGQPLQTH; the protein is encoded by the coding sequence ATGACAAAGCAATCGACGGACTCAGTGGAACTGAACACCGCTCAAATCAAAGTCGTAACCGCGGACGGCAGGATGGTGCGCAAGGCAACCTTTGCCGGCACCATGGGTTCCTTCGTGGAATGGTACGACTACGGCATTTACGGCCTGCTGACCACGTACCTGGCCATGAACATCATGGGTTCCAAGGACGTCGGCTCCTTGCTCCTGACCAACGTCGGCTTCCTGGTGAGCTTCCTGGCCCGCCCCTTCGGCAGCGTCATCTGTGGTTTCCTGGGTGACCGGCTGGGCCGCAAGAACCTGCTCGCCGTCCTCCTGCTCCTCATCTCCGGGGCCACCGCCTGCATCGGCCTCATCCCGTCGTACTCGGTCATCTTCTGGGCCGCTCCGGCCTTGCTGATCCTGTTCCGCATCCTTCAGGGCTTCTCCGCCGGCGGCGAAGTGGCAGGCGCCATGGCCTTCGTGGGCGAATACGCCCACAACAAGCACCGCAACTACTCCATGAGCTTCATCGCGGTCGGTTCCTTCTGCGCTCTGCTTTTCGGTAGCGCCCTCTCCGCCGGCCTCATCACCACCCTCGGCGACTCGACCATGCAATCCTGGGCGTGGCGCATCCCGTTCCTCTTCGCCCTGCCCTTGGGCTACGTCGGCTTCTACATCCGCTCCAAGATGGAAGACACCCCGCACTTCGCGGCACTCCGTGAGCGCAACGAGGTGGAACGCAACCCCCTGCGCACCGTCTTCACGTCCAAGCGACACCTGAAGGCCATCGCGCTGACCATCTTCCTCCCCGCACTGAACGGCCCCGGCTACTACCTCCTGTTCGCATACATGCCCACGTACCTGAAGACCCAGCTGGGTGCAGGCAACAACTTCACCATGCTCCAGGCACTCCTCGTGACCGCCGTCAGCCTGGTGGCCATCATCATCGCGATCCCGCTCATGGCCCGCTTGTCCGACCGTATCGGCCGCAAGCCCGTGTTGGCGCTCTCCTCCGTGCTCATGGCCGTGGTTTCCTACCCGATGTTTGCCATGATCACCACCGGGAACATGCCGCTGGCCTGTGTTGCCACCGTCGTGATGGCCATCGCGTTCTCCGGCCACGCCGCCGTCGTCCACACCGTGCTGACCGAAATGTTCCCCACCACGGTCCGCTACAGCGCGTACAGCATCGGCTTCAGCATCAGCACCATCATCTTCGGCGGCAGCGCACCGCTGGTCATGACCGAACTCATCAAGGCCACCGGCAACAGCATGGTTCCCGCCTACGCCTCGATCGGCACGGCCATCATCACGCTTGTCTCGGTCTACTTCCTGAAAGAAACCAAGGGCCAGCCCCTGCAGACGCACTAG
- a CDS encoding RraA family protein gives MATTLELTVRTASWTRPPRELVRAFEAFPVANIGDAMERLGIVDGGISPVWEGARCVGSALPVLGAAGDNAAVIEALNYIQPGDVVVINGFGHEHRALVGEQLSQRFEAAGATGAVIDGYIRDRATITEIKFPVFARGVTPAGPFKNGPGVIGEPVAIGGIVCSAGDIVAADDDGVVIIPQARAAEILERVIAVAAHEAEMTAEITREYS, from the coding sequence ATGGCAACAACACTCGAACTGACCGTCCGCACCGCTTCCTGGACCCGGCCGCCCCGCGAACTGGTCCGGGCGTTCGAAGCGTTCCCCGTGGCAAACATCGGTGACGCCATGGAGCGGCTCGGAATCGTCGACGGCGGAATCAGCCCGGTCTGGGAAGGCGCCCGCTGCGTCGGCTCCGCCCTCCCCGTCCTGGGCGCCGCTGGAGACAACGCCGCCGTCATCGAGGCGCTGAATTACATCCAGCCCGGTGACGTGGTGGTGATCAACGGCTTTGGCCACGAACACCGCGCCTTGGTGGGCGAGCAGCTGTCCCAGCGCTTCGAAGCCGCCGGCGCCACCGGAGCCGTCATTGACGGCTACATCCGGGACCGCGCCACGATCACGGAAATCAAGTTCCCCGTTTTTGCCCGCGGTGTCACCCCTGCCGGTCCGTTCAAGAACGGCCCGGGAGTCATCGGTGAGCCCGTGGCAATCGGCGGCATCGTCTGCTCGGCAGGCGACATCGTCGCCGCCGATGACGACGGAGTCGTCATCATCCCCCAGGCCCGTGCAGCGGAAATCCTGGAACGAGTCATCGCTGTGGCCGCGCACGAGGCCGAGATGACCGCGGAAATCACCCGCGAATACAGCTAG
- a CDS encoding LysE family translocator, protein MNPQLFIAFVIVAVTLACTPGVDWAYSIAAGLRQRSFLPAVAGLCSGYVLHTALLVAGLAALLTGVPGLLGWLTIAGAAYLLWLGVSTIRSWRGASFSADDAVGQSRNQLRTFLQGMGTSGINPKGLLFFLALVPQFVSPEASLPVPVQSGVLGLTFVVFAGIIYTAVALTSRKLLQSRPSAARVVTLGSGIIMMGLGAVLLGEQLLPMLR, encoded by the coding sequence ATGAATCCCCAGCTTTTCATCGCTTTCGTCATTGTCGCCGTCACCTTGGCGTGCACCCCGGGCGTCGACTGGGCGTATTCGATTGCCGCAGGCCTGCGGCAGCGCAGCTTTCTCCCCGCCGTGGCCGGCCTATGCAGCGGCTACGTGCTGCACACGGCCCTCCTGGTGGCCGGACTCGCGGCCCTTTTGACGGGAGTTCCGGGGCTTCTAGGCTGGCTGACGATCGCGGGCGCAGCGTACTTGCTCTGGCTCGGCGTGAGCACCATACGCTCGTGGCGAGGCGCAAGCTTCAGTGCGGATGACGCCGTCGGGCAGTCCCGAAACCAGTTGCGCACCTTCCTGCAAGGCATGGGCACGAGCGGCATCAACCCCAAGGGCCTGCTGTTCTTCCTGGCGCTGGTGCCCCAATTTGTGAGCCCGGAGGCGTCGTTGCCGGTGCCGGTGCAGTCAGGCGTGCTGGGCCTCACGTTCGTCGTGTTCGCGGGCATCATTTACACGGCGGTGGCACTGACCTCGCGAAAGCTGCTGCAGTCCCGGCCATCCGCGGCACGCGTAGTGACCCTTGGGAGCGGCATCATCATGATGGGGCTCGGGGCTGTTCTGTTGGGCGAACAGCTGCTTCCAATGCTCCGGTGA
- a CDS encoding Lrp/AsnC family transcriptional regulator — translation MIDGIDRTILRHLKEDGRMTATALAAKVGLTVAPCHRRLRDLEASGVIRGYRADIDPGAIGLGFEAIVFVTLRQADRATMSEFEDRVAAIPNIVEAQRLFGSPDYLLRVIAADLPAYQRFYDDQLSALPAVERLNSTLVMKNLKPNAGPPV, via the coding sequence GTGATTGATGGAATAGATAGAACTATTTTGCGCCACCTCAAAGAGGATGGCCGAATGACTGCCACCGCGCTCGCAGCCAAGGTGGGATTGACCGTGGCTCCGTGCCATCGAAGGCTGCGGGATCTCGAGGCTTCCGGCGTCATTCGGGGGTACAGGGCAGACATCGATCCGGGTGCGATTGGCCTCGGATTCGAGGCGATAGTCTTTGTGACCCTGCGTCAGGCTGACCGCGCCACGATGTCGGAGTTCGAAGACCGCGTGGCGGCCATTCCGAACATCGTCGAGGCCCAGCGGCTGTTCGGCTCGCCGGACTACCTCCTCCGCGTGATCGCCGCCGATCTCCCGGCCTACCAGCGCTTCTACGACGACCAACTCTCGGCACTTCCCGCCGTCGAGCGCCTCAACTCGACGTTGGTGATGAAGAACCTGAAGCCGAACGCGGGACCGCCGGTCTGA